A genome region from Drosophila simulans strain w501 chromosome 2R, Prin_Dsim_3.1, whole genome shotgun sequence includes the following:
- the LOC6735870 gene encoding myotubularin-related protein 6 isoform X1, giving the protein MDFTRFMNKFNEIERQLSPTSALRLSFDNISPETEEPPDGNKRLWGVPVPPFVSEKVVSWIEEEFNEAPVFYNGNSVLKKVENVRMIDRYNTKNPTVGTLYLTATHLIFVEPDSNKETWILHMHVASIEKLPLSTTGSPLLIRCKTFLSVTFVIPKDSECHDVYTSLLKLFQPVSINKLYCFNYQPNKDDFPKNAGWDYFKLEAEFKHMLVPNEAWTLCTMNEKYELCDTYPRQIYVPKEATTLMLISSSRFRSKGRLPALTYLHNNKASICRCSQPLSGFSARCLEDEQMLEAIRKTNSNTDYMYVVDTRPRINAMANRAAGKGYENEAFYENIKFHFLGIENIHVQRASLQKVLEACEQKSPTMSAFINALESSGWLKHIRSILDTSSFIANAVDKGVSVVVHCSDGWDRTAQVCSLAQLMLNPYYRTIKGFQALIEKDWLAFGHKFSERCGHIQTDAREVSPIFTQFLDCTWQLMSQRSEAFEFNERFLLILHDHVHSCQFGTFVGNCEKDRLDLKLAERTFSLWGYMANHLNEYINPLYKPNVDEAIKANLAPQCIKFWRGMYSRFESGIHPREPLGDLLLDSKEHCNSLEDHVQHLTKRIASFKNYISKSAKKLQDATSAPGKVSKELPSNEINDNKYNYDKKLSELSAADDDHPLKASNMSFASLSLSAEQSSPPQALPEEINSVAVDWKPMRNVTTCSCSTPFDQFSKKTHCWRCGDIFCERCIDKNVALPGHDSGKPVPVCRGCFRQMQKQSP; this is encoded by the exons ATGGACTTCACCCGATTCATGAACAAGTTCAACGAGATCGAGCGCCAATTGTCCCCGACCTCCGCGCTGCGCCTGAGCTTCGACAACATCTCGCCGGAGACGGAGGAGCCGCCGGATGGCAACAAGAGGCTGTGGGGCGTGCCCGTGCCGCCCTTCGTCTCCGAGAAGGTGGTCTCCTGGATCGAGGAGGAGTTCAACGAGGCTCCGGTCTTCTACAACGGCAACAGTGTGCTCAAGAAG gtGGAAAATGTGCGGATGATAGATCGCTACAATACCAAAAATCCCACGGTGGGCACCCTCTATCTGACGGCCACCCATCTGATATTCGTGGAGCCCGACAGCAACAAGGAGACCTGG ATCCTGCACATGCACGTGGCCAGCATTGAGAAGCTTCCCTTGAGCACGACAGGATCTCCGCTGCTCATCCGCTGCAAGACCTTTCTGTCCGTAACTTTCGTCATTCCCAAGGACTCCGAGTGCCACGATGTCTACACCTCGCTGCTGAAACTCTTCCAGCCGG TGTCCATCAACAAATTGTACTGCTTCAACTACCAGCCGAACAAGGATGACTTCCCCAAGAACGCCGGCTGGGACTACTTCAAGCTGGAGGCCGAGTTCAAGCACATGCTGGTGCCCAACGAGGCCTGGACACTGTGCACCATGAACGAGAAGTACGAGCTGTGCGACACCTATCCGCGTCAGATCTACGTGCCCAAGGAGGCCACCACGCTGATGCTCATCAGCAGCTCGCGATTCCGCTCCAAGGGGCGGCTGCCGGCGCTCACCTATCTGCACAACAACAAG GCCTCCATCTGCCGCTGCAGCCAGCCGCTGTCCGGATTCAGTGCCCGCTGTCTGGAGGATGAGCAGATGCTGGAGGCCATACGCAAGACGAATTCCAACACGGACTACATGTATGTGGTGGACACACGACCACGG ATTAATGCCATGGCCAACAGAGCCGCCGGCAAGGGATACGAGAACGAGGCCTTCTACGAGAACATCAAATTCCACTTCCTCGGCATCGAGAACATCCACGTGCAGCGCGCCAGCCTGCAAAAGGTGCTGGAGGCCTGCGAACAGAAGTCGCCCACGATGAGCGCCTTCATAAATGCCCTGGAGTCATCCGGCTGGCTGAAGCACATTCGCTCCATATTGGACACGTCGAG CTTCATCGCCAACGCCGTGGACAAGGGCGTCTCGGTAGTGGTCCACTGCTCCGACGGCTGGGACCGCACGGCCCAGGTCTGTTCGCTGGCGCAGCTGATGCTGAACCCCTACTACCGGACCATCAAGGGCTTCCAGGCGCTGATCGAGAAGGACTGGCTGGCCTTCGGGCATAAGTTCAGCGAGCGCTGCGGCCACATCCAGACGGATGCCCGCGAGGTGTCGCCGATCTTCACACAGTTCCTGGACTGCACCTGGCAGCTAATGTCGCAGCGCAGCGAGGCCTTCGAGTTCAACGAGCGGTTCCTGCTCATCCTGCACGACCATGTGCACTCATGTCAATTCGGCACCTTCGTGGGCAACTGCGAGAAGGATCGCTTGGACCTGAAGCTGGCCGAGCGCACCTTCTCGCTGTGGGGCTACATGGCCAACCACCTGAACGAGTATATCAACCCGCTGTACAAGCCAAATGTGGACGAGGCCATCAAGGCCAACCTGGCACCGCAGTGCATCAA GTTCTGGCGCGGCATGTATAGTCGCTTCGAGAGCGGCATCCATCCGCGGGAGCCACTGGGCGACCTTCTGCTCGATAGCAAGGAGCACTGCAACTCGCTGGAGGACCACGTGCAGCATCTGACCAAGCGCATAGCCAGCTTCAAGAACTACATTTCCAAGTCGGCCAAGAAACTGCAAGACGCCACCAGCGCCCCTGGCAAAGTGAGCAAGGAGCTCCCCAGCAACGAGATCAATGACAACAA ATACAACTACGATAAGAAACTTAGCGAACTGTCTGCCGCCGACGACGACCATCCGCTGAAGGCCAGCAACATGTCCTTCGCTAGTCTGTCGCTGAGCGCGGAACAATCCAGTCCGCCACAGGCGCTGCCCGAGGAGATCAACTCCGTGGCCGTAGACTGGAAGCCCATGCGCAACGTAAccacctgctcctgctccacgCCCTTCGATCAGTTCAGCAAAAAG ACTCACTGCTGGCGCTGCGGGGACATCTTCTGCGAGCGCTGCATAGACAAGAACGTGGCTCTGCCAGGACACGACAGTGGAAAGCCGGTGCCGGTGTGCCGGGGCTGCTTCcggcaaatgcaaaagcaaagccCGTAA
- the LOC6735871 gene encoding focadhesin — protein MEDFASIKPHSSVVKLASCLEKIYAKVVESREKQLPEHQIKEIEFLKAQCKHDHMQLSLMSCQTLVRLVDEGVLEANGVQNSLLSMLANAGPMHFAIITESILGMQLLSLKRRTSSLKGQESYQCAYGLKTQQHPLISLLQHSSANMHDVANKIIGICQHHDKGIRDYSIEYLRPVFLYVLCNPQTLHDVKPIWTCLLNLSGKQPEARALMQELLAWSKFNNANTCLCTSILVIEAIDHFLQREDHAQSIDLGIYQACLIKQLANYGIDPRPSLQCLLRVLHATREHTKDHYHVLLVLLAEVLHVLSPFYLADLLRIIVFVVVQERCGHEYILNMCLDGIIQWMSQTAFIPAEGLALAHQIVEKVLDTERSDQGAEVISTKQLKPAHMRNYHPDIAIAFDLATLVESFDASDNQDVFAFVDALNVKANTVFCQRLHLFLRALFLSKKPPVDCWFKIYEVILQIVKVNEGIAYDFLMTYIFKLAHENNPELQLELLRGLASFAVCKDNVPMILNTIRNLSTENGTFCVDLYVRLWRVERRTYPFLLKQIAQPLPDNDKRWELQIARNHAMREICQEKPTLHGTELLPHLSNTLNHSSDEAGDLATSLALDAIYSLCDSHTVNIASTWQALGSKFRNEMRPQTLKSLYRLFGLVPMLKTPTLEYEKLADDALEHLWQAISRPGTDAAQVRNALVALRNYEPGVTLNLRHIPAQFRFEIVGGVGAGGPGGREVVDLQQETVPGEVWVQLLQKIRPECGDAAADLISHHIDSEINAFRSGVYRLPEGRPEPRKLVGLFATSPLRAVTNYLVSQARFGDYVPEPYAVTFALRSLSKKFPKPIPPLDWSCLTSFFHLSFDARKYCIIIAKNQAVNSGTAKRLLENFLIDFEPNCFEEDLLLLFSLLPEIASSVSLQILKNFAEKVAVYCFKESQINDFVEGCLFEKFLESVKYIFTGNCDIPEVLDVFTLIVERYMDSMNLDSRLFERYTEVVATLHPNAIDGLTTPANWWETPVGKLKKATIIRCYLVLYNEKLPNPLKWLTPIIDAYEKRAEERPFFYRHLAATLYAFASDEHSSNWIAEMFLEIQMLLAEASNKEKVNRALYLLDIFILAVDVLSGCAVLLGSVDVVATDDKQRLALFPESLQFLCDHIFWKDQEAKIYEFLFNLYKHTIMPASYADVFREAIICSRNKPYFDSKGVWTKYVGLRK, from the exons ATGGAGGACTTCGCCAGCATAAAGCCGCACAGCTCGGTGGTCAAACTGGCCTCCTGCCTGGAGAAGATCTACGCCAAGGTGGTGGAGAGCCGGGAGAAGCAGCTGCCCGAGCACCAAATCAAGGAAATCGAGTTCCTGAAGGCGCAGTGCAAGCACGACCACATGCAACTCAGCCTGATGAGCTGTCAGACGCTGGTGCGCCTGGTGGACGAGGGCGTCCTGGAAGCCAACGGAGTGCAGAACAGCCTGCTCTCCATGCTGGCGAACGCGGG TCCAATGCACTTTGCCATCATCACGGAGAGCATCTTGGGTATGCAGCTTTTGAGCCTGAAGCGCAGGACGTCGTCCCTCAAGGGCCAGGAGTCCTATCAGTGTGCGTATGGCCTGAAGACGCAGCAGCATCCGCTAATCTCGCTGCTCCAGCACTCTAGTGCCAACATGCACGACGTGGCCAACAAGATCATTGGCATTTGTCAGCACCACGACAAAGG CATTCGGGACTACAGCATAGAGTACCTGAGACCGGTGTTTCTCTACGTGCTTTGCAATCCGCAAACTCTGCACGATGTGAAGCCCATTTGGACCTGTCTGCTCAATCTGAGTGGAAAGCAACCCGAGGCGCGTGCTCTGATGCAGGAGCTGTTGGCGTGGAGCAAGTTCAACAACGCGAACACCTGTCTGTGCACCAGCATTCTGGTCATTGAGGCCATCGACCACTTTCTGCAGCGAGAGGACCACGCACAGTCCATCGATCTGGGCATCTACCAAGCGTGTCTCATCAAACAGCTGGCCAACTACGGCATCGATCCGCGTCCAAGCCTGCAGTGCCTGCTGCGAGTGCTCCATGCCACGCGGGAGCACACGAAGGACCACTACCATGTGCTCCTGGTTCTTCTTGCCGAGGTCTTGCACGTGCTGTCCCCTTTTTACCTGGCGGATCTGCTGCGCATCATCGTGTTCGTGGTGGTGCAGGAGCGCTGTGGCCATGAATACATTCTGAACATGTGTCTGGACGGAATTATTCAGTGGATGTCTCAGACTGCATTCATACCCGCAGAGGGCTTGGCCTTGGCCCATCAGATAGTCGAGAAGGTGTTGGACACTGAGAGATCCGACCAGGGGGCAGAGGTGATCTCCACCAAGCAATTGAAGCCCGCTCACATGCGCAACTATCATCCGGACATTGCGATAGCCTTCGACCTGGCCACATTGGTGGAGTCCTTCGACGCCTCCGACAACCAGGATGTGTTCGCTTTTGTGGACGCCCTGAACGTCAAGGCCAACACGGTATTCTGCCAGCGCCTGCACCTCTTCCTGCGCGCGCTGTTCTTGTCGAAGAAGCCGCCCGTGGATTGCTGGTTCAAGATCTACGAGGTCATACTGCAAATCGTTAAGGTCAACGAGGGCATCGCCTACGACTTCCTCATGACATACATCTTCAAGCTCGCCCACGAGAACAATccggagctgcagctggagctgctcaGAGGATTGGCCAGCTTTGCCGTGTGCAAG GACAATGTTCCCATGATACTGAACACCATACGAAATCTTTCCACCGAGAACGGCACATTCTGCGTGGATCTTTATGTGCGCCTATGGCGAGTGGAGAGGCGCACCTATCCCTTCCTGCTGAAGCAGATTGCCCAACCACTGCCGGACAATGACAAGCGCTGGGAGCTGCAGATAGCCCGCAACCATGCCATGCGGGAGATCTGTCAGGAGAA ACCCACTTTACATGGCACGGAGCTGCTCCCGCATCTTAGCAACACCCTCAACCATTCCTCCGATGAGGCGGGCGATCTGGCCACATCCCTGGCCCTGGATGCCATATACTCCTTGTGTGATAGTCACACCGTGAACATTGCTTCCACCTGGCAGGCGCTGGGCAGTAAATTCCGCAACGAGATGCGTCCGCAGACGCTCAAATCGCTGTACAGGCTCTTTGGACTCGTACCAATGCTGAAGACGCCCACCCTGGAGTACGAGAAGTTGGCGGACGACGCGCTGGAGCACCTGTGGCAAGCCATTAGCCGGCCGGGCACGGATGCTGCCCAGGTGCGGAATGCCCTGGTTGCCCTTAGGAACTACGAGCCTGGAGTTACTTTGAACTTACGCCACATTCCAGCACAATTTCGCTTTGAAATCGTTGGCGGAGTGGGAGCTGGAGGTCCCGGAGGTCGCGAAGTTGTGGATCTGCAGCAGGAGACTGTGCCCGGTGAGGTGTGGGTGCAGCTACTGCAGAAGATACGCCCGGAGTGCGGAGATGCCGCGGCAGACTTGATTTCCCATCACATAGACAGTGAGATCAACGCTTTCCGCAGTGGAGTCTACCGCCTGCCCGAGGGTAGACCGGAGCCACGGAAGCTGGTGGGCTTGTTTGCCACTAGTCCGCTCCGCGCAGTGACCAACTATCTGGTGAGCCAGGCGCGCTTTGGAGATTACGTCCCGGAACCGTATGCCGTCACTTTCGCTCTGCGATCGCTGTCCAAAAAGTTTCCCAAGCCAATTCCGCCGCTGGACTGGAGTTGCCTCACCAGCTTCTTCCACTTGTCCTTCGATGCGCGAAAATATTGCATCATAATTGCCAAGAATCAGGCCGTCAACTCGGGAACCGCCAAGCGTCTCCTGGAGAACTTCCTCATCGATTTTGAGCCCAATTGCTTCGAGGAGGATCTGTTGCTGCTCTTCTCATTGCTGCCAGAGATTGCGAGCAGTGTGAGCCTCCAGATTCTGAAGAACTTTGCCGAGAAGGTGGCTGTCTACTGCTTTAAAGAATCGCAGATAAATGACTTTGTTGAAG GATGCTTGTTCgaaaaatttttggaaagCGTCAAGTACATCTTTACCGGCAATTGCGACATACCCGAGGTACTGGACGTTTTCACGCTGATTGTTGAGCGTTACATGGACTCGATGAATCTGGACTCACGGCTCTTCGAACGCTACACGGAAGTTGTGGCCACACTGCATCCGAATGCAATTGATGGTCTAACGACGCCAGCCAATTGGTGGGAGACGCCGGTGGGCAAGCTGAAAAAGGCGACCATCATTCGGTGCTACTTGGTTTTGTACAACGAGAAGCTTCCAAATCCTCTCAAGTGGCTCACGCCCATAATAGATGCCTACGAGAAACGAGCGGAGGAGCGGCCTTTCTTCTACCGCCACCTGGCAGCCACTCTGTACGCTTTCGCGAGCGATGAGCACTCCAGCAACTGGATAGCGGAGATGTTCCTGGAGATCCAAATGCTCTTGGCCGAGGCCTCCAACAAGGAGAAGGTGAACAGGGCGCTCTACCTGCTGGACATCTTCATCCTAGCCGTGGATGTGCTCTCGGGCTGCGCCGTGCTGTTGGGCAGCGTCGATGTGGTGGCCACGGACGACAAGCAGCGGCTGGCGCTGTTCCCGGAGAGCTTGCAGTTCCTGTGCGATCACATCTTTTGGAAGGATCAGGAGGCTAAG ATATACGAGTTCCTCTTCAATCTGTATAAGCACACGATCATGCCCGCTTCCTACGCCGATGTCTTCAGGGAGGCCATCATCTGCTCCCGGAACAAGCCCTATTTCGACAGCAAGGGCGTCTGGACCAAATACGTAGGACTGCGTAAATGA
- the LOC6735870 gene encoding myotubularin-related protein 6 isoform X2, with the protein MDEIKLAKVENVRMIDRYNTKNPTVGTLYLTATHLIFVEPDSNKETWILHMHVASIEKLPLSTTGSPLLIRCKTFLSVTFVIPKDSECHDVYTSLLKLFQPVSINKLYCFNYQPNKDDFPKNAGWDYFKLEAEFKHMLVPNEAWTLCTMNEKYELCDTYPRQIYVPKEATTLMLISSSRFRSKGRLPALTYLHNNKASICRCSQPLSGFSARCLEDEQMLEAIRKTNSNTDYMYVVDTRPRINAMANRAAGKGYENEAFYENIKFHFLGIENIHVQRASLQKVLEACEQKSPTMSAFINALESSGWLKHIRSILDTSSFIANAVDKGVSVVVHCSDGWDRTAQVCSLAQLMLNPYYRTIKGFQALIEKDWLAFGHKFSERCGHIQTDAREVSPIFTQFLDCTWQLMSQRSEAFEFNERFLLILHDHVHSCQFGTFVGNCEKDRLDLKLAERTFSLWGYMANHLNEYINPLYKPNVDEAIKANLAPQCIKFWRGMYSRFESGIHPREPLGDLLLDSKEHCNSLEDHVQHLTKRIASFKNYISKSAKKLQDATSAPGKVSKELPSNEINDNKYNYDKKLSELSAADDDHPLKASNMSFASLSLSAEQSSPPQALPEEINSVAVDWKPMRNVTTCSCSTPFDQFSKKTHCWRCGDIFCERCIDKNVALPGHDSGKPVPVCRGCFRQMQKQSP; encoded by the exons ATGGACGAAATAAAGCTCGCCAAG gtGGAAAATGTGCGGATGATAGATCGCTACAATACCAAAAATCCCACGGTGGGCACCCTCTATCTGACGGCCACCCATCTGATATTCGTGGAGCCCGACAGCAACAAGGAGACCTGG ATCCTGCACATGCACGTGGCCAGCATTGAGAAGCTTCCCTTGAGCACGACAGGATCTCCGCTGCTCATCCGCTGCAAGACCTTTCTGTCCGTAACTTTCGTCATTCCCAAGGACTCCGAGTGCCACGATGTCTACACCTCGCTGCTGAAACTCTTCCAGCCGG TGTCCATCAACAAATTGTACTGCTTCAACTACCAGCCGAACAAGGATGACTTCCCCAAGAACGCCGGCTGGGACTACTTCAAGCTGGAGGCCGAGTTCAAGCACATGCTGGTGCCCAACGAGGCCTGGACACTGTGCACCATGAACGAGAAGTACGAGCTGTGCGACACCTATCCGCGTCAGATCTACGTGCCCAAGGAGGCCACCACGCTGATGCTCATCAGCAGCTCGCGATTCCGCTCCAAGGGGCGGCTGCCGGCGCTCACCTATCTGCACAACAACAAG GCCTCCATCTGCCGCTGCAGCCAGCCGCTGTCCGGATTCAGTGCCCGCTGTCTGGAGGATGAGCAGATGCTGGAGGCCATACGCAAGACGAATTCCAACACGGACTACATGTATGTGGTGGACACACGACCACGG ATTAATGCCATGGCCAACAGAGCCGCCGGCAAGGGATACGAGAACGAGGCCTTCTACGAGAACATCAAATTCCACTTCCTCGGCATCGAGAACATCCACGTGCAGCGCGCCAGCCTGCAAAAGGTGCTGGAGGCCTGCGAACAGAAGTCGCCCACGATGAGCGCCTTCATAAATGCCCTGGAGTCATCCGGCTGGCTGAAGCACATTCGCTCCATATTGGACACGTCGAG CTTCATCGCCAACGCCGTGGACAAGGGCGTCTCGGTAGTGGTCCACTGCTCCGACGGCTGGGACCGCACGGCCCAGGTCTGTTCGCTGGCGCAGCTGATGCTGAACCCCTACTACCGGACCATCAAGGGCTTCCAGGCGCTGATCGAGAAGGACTGGCTGGCCTTCGGGCATAAGTTCAGCGAGCGCTGCGGCCACATCCAGACGGATGCCCGCGAGGTGTCGCCGATCTTCACACAGTTCCTGGACTGCACCTGGCAGCTAATGTCGCAGCGCAGCGAGGCCTTCGAGTTCAACGAGCGGTTCCTGCTCATCCTGCACGACCATGTGCACTCATGTCAATTCGGCACCTTCGTGGGCAACTGCGAGAAGGATCGCTTGGACCTGAAGCTGGCCGAGCGCACCTTCTCGCTGTGGGGCTACATGGCCAACCACCTGAACGAGTATATCAACCCGCTGTACAAGCCAAATGTGGACGAGGCCATCAAGGCCAACCTGGCACCGCAGTGCATCAA GTTCTGGCGCGGCATGTATAGTCGCTTCGAGAGCGGCATCCATCCGCGGGAGCCACTGGGCGACCTTCTGCTCGATAGCAAGGAGCACTGCAACTCGCTGGAGGACCACGTGCAGCATCTGACCAAGCGCATAGCCAGCTTCAAGAACTACATTTCCAAGTCGGCCAAGAAACTGCAAGACGCCACCAGCGCCCCTGGCAAAGTGAGCAAGGAGCTCCCCAGCAACGAGATCAATGACAACAA ATACAACTACGATAAGAAACTTAGCGAACTGTCTGCCGCCGACGACGACCATCCGCTGAAGGCCAGCAACATGTCCTTCGCTAGTCTGTCGCTGAGCGCGGAACAATCCAGTCCGCCACAGGCGCTGCCCGAGGAGATCAACTCCGTGGCCGTAGACTGGAAGCCCATGCGCAACGTAAccacctgctcctgctccacgCCCTTCGATCAGTTCAGCAAAAAG ACTCACTGCTGGCGCTGCGGGGACATCTTCTGCGAGCGCTGCATAGACAAGAACGTGGCTCTGCCAGGACACGACAGTGGAAAGCCGGTGCCGGTGTGCCGGGGCTGCTTCcggcaaatgcaaaagcaaagccCGTAA